TTTTGCCTGAGGCTTTTGCTGCGGTTAGAGAGGCAGCGTCGCGGGCATTGAATATGAGACACTTTGATGTTCAGTTAATTGGCGGCATGGTTTTACACGACGGCAAGATAGCCGAGATGCGTACTGGTGAAGGTAAAACCTTCGTTGCGCCCTTAGCTGCTTACTTGAATGCGCTTACCGAACAAAGCGTGCATATTGTCACGGTCAATGATTATTTGGCTCGTCGGGATTCCGAATGGATGGGTTCGGTATATAAAAAGCTAGGGCTTAGCGTGGGCGTAGTAGTTTCAGGGCAGTCACATGAAGAGCGAGTTGCTGCATATCAAGCTGATATCACTTACGGTACAAATAACGAGTTCGGCTTTGATTATTTACGCGACAACATGGTATACGAAGCATCTCGAAGAGTTCAGCGTGGACATTACTTTGCCGTTGTTGACGAGGTTGACTCTATACTGATAGACGAGGCGCGCACACCATTGATTATATCTGGTCCTACTGATGAGAGTTCCGATGTTTATTATCAAGTTGATAAGTTGGTGCAGCGCCTTAAGCCTAGTTTAGGCAGCTCTGGGGAGGGCGATTATACGGTTGACGAAAAATCTCGTGTAGCACTGCTGACTGAGACCGGGCATCAGCATATAGAAGAAGCTTTGATAAAAGCAGGGTTGTTGAGAGAAGATCAAAGTCTTTATGATCTTAATAATGTTAATTTATTGCACCATGTGGGCGCTTCACTTAGAGCACATAGCCTATTTAAGAAAAATGTTGACTACTTAGTACGCAATGGTAAAGTTTTAATTGTTGACGAGTTTACTGGTCGCGTGATGGCTGGGCGCCGCTGGGGCGATGGTTTGCATCAAGCGGTAGAAGCCAAAGAGGGTGTGCGTATAGAACGAGAAAACCAAACGCTTGCATCGATTACTTTTCAGAATTATTTTCGCTTGTATCAGAAACTCAGCGGTATGACTGGCACTGCCGACACCGAAGCACAGGAGTTTCAAGACATATACGGTTTAGAAGTTGCTGTTATCCCAACTCATGTATCTATGGTTCGTGAAGACGAACCTGATGCAGTCTACATGTCAGAGCGAGAGAAATTTGAAGCGATATTGGCAGATATACACTCAAGCGTTGAAATCGGACAACCCACCCTAATCGGTACGGCATCCATTGCAGTCTCCGAACATTTGTCGAAGATGATGACCAAAGCCAAAATAAAACACCAAGTGCTCAATGCTAAACACCACGAAGCTGAATCAAAAATTATTGCTCAAGCCGGCCGTCCTCGAGCTGTGACTATTGCTACCAATATGGCCGGGCGTGGCACCGATATTGTATTGGGTGGGTCGCTTGAGGCAGAGCTTGCAGAAGCTGACGAAAGCAAGCATGAGGCGATACGAGATGATTGGCAAGTGCGCCATCAACAGGTGTTAGAATCAGGTGGTTTGCGAGTGATTGGCACCGAACGCCACGAATCAAGACGCGTTGACAACCAGCTACGCGGTCGTTCAGGTCGTCAAGGTGACCCTGGATCTAGCCGCTTTTATTTGTCTTTGGATGATAGTCTAATGCGCATTTTCGCCGGTGATAAAGTTCAATCCTTAATAGAGAAACTGGGTATGCAGGAAAGTGAAGCGATAGAACATCCGTGGATGAATAGGGCGATAGAGAATGCTCAACGTAAAGTGGAATCGCATAACTTTGATATACGCAAGAACTTACTGGAATACGACGATGTAGCGAATGAACAACGACAAGTTGTTTACAAACAAAGAAACGAGTTGATGGAAACCGAACAAGTCCATGAGCAAATTGTTGATATACTAAGTGAGGTAGGTGAATCAGTTGTCGAGCGATATGTACCTGACGGACATTTGGAAGAGCGATGGGATGTGCAAGCTCTTGAGCAGAACCTTGCTAAAGAGTTTGGCTTGCAGTTGGCGCTCAATGACTGGGTCTCCAAGCAAGCTGATATTTCAGCTTCAGCTATACGCGAGAAAGTATGTGATGCAATGCACGAAACATACCAAGCAAAAGAGGATATTTTTGGCAACGAGGCTTTATATAGAATAGAAGTTGTTTTTATGATGAGAGTTTTAGATAATCACTGGAAGGAACATTTAGCTAATATGGATCATTTGCGTCAAGGCATTGGTTTGCGTAGTTTTGCTCAAAAAAACCCTAAACAAGAGTATAAAAGAGAAGCGTTTAGAATGTTCGAGCTGATGCTAGATACTGTTCGTTACAACCTTGCTTCAGCACTAATGAGATTAGTTAAAGAACCGGAATTCCAGTTAACACAGGCTAGCGAAAGAAATGCAATTGATTATCGGCATAAACAACCGAAGAGCATTTTGTCGCCGCCATTATCAGCACCTGATACTAGATTGAAGTCCGATTCACCACCTGATGTTATGCAGCGGCAGCCGCAACCAGGCGGACAATCGTTCAAACCCAGTACGGTGCGACGCACGCATAAAAAGCTTGGTCGCAACGAACCTTGTTTTTGTGGGTCTGGGAAAAAATATAAGCACTGTTGCTATGGAAAAGCAAAATAAGCCGATACCCATTAAAGGCATATCCATCGCTACGGCAGCTTGTGGCATACGCTATCGCGGGCGAGACGATCTGGTATTGATGGAATTGTCCGAACAGACTACTACCGCCGCATGCTTTACGCGTAATGCGCTTAAGGGTGCGCCGGTAATATTGGCTGAACAACACTTACGCACGACACAGCCACGCTATCTGCTTATCAATGCAGGTAATGCGAATGTAGGATTAGGCCTAGCCGGCATTGCCGATGCCGAAGCATGTTGTGTAAAAGTTGCCGATTTAGCTGGTGTAGATACTCAACAAGTTTTGCCTTTTTCGACCGGACTGATAAGTGAACGCTTACCGCTTTCTAAAATGATATCTGCTATTCCATACTTGTTCGAAGATCTGACATCAGATCATTGGTTAACTGCGGCGCAAGCAATTATGACTACCGATACTATTGCTAAATGGTTTAGTGTGAAAGTACCACTTGGTAGTGAGAAAATTTCTATCACCGGTATTGCTAAAGGCTCAGGAATGATTTGTCCTAATATGGCGACTATGCTTGCTTATATTGCAACCGATATAAAAATTGATCAACAAACGACCCAACAGTTGTTGTCGGATGCCGTGGCAATCTCATTTAACTGCATTACGGTCGATGGAGATACTTCGACCAATGATGCCTGTGTATTGCTTGCCAGTGGAGCATCTGAAATAGACTGGGATTTGCTCTCTGCCAATCAAAGAGCTACTTTTATTGAAGCATTGCAAACAGTGATGCAAGAACTGGCAAAAATGATTATCCGGGATGCTGAAGGTGCCGGACATTTTATAGAAATACGGGTAGAGCAAGCGTGCTCTTATGAAGAGGCAAAGCAAGTCGCCTATACGATTGCGCATTCACCATTAGTCAAAACGGCCTTTGCTGCTGCTGATCCAAACTGGGGTAGGATTATCGCTGCGATTGGGCGTAGCGGATTAGAAGAACTAGATATGAATAAGGTCAGCTGTTTCATAGGAAGTCACCGCTTGTATCATTGCGGTGCAGTAGATCCTAACTACGACGAAGAGGTTGTCAAAACAGCTATGATGCAAACCGAAGTCGGTTTACGGGTATTGCTTGGCAGAGGCACCGAAAGAGCCTGTCTATGGACCTCTGATTTAACCGAAGACTATGTGAGAATTAATGCCGGCTACCGCAGTTGAATCAACGGCACCTATTGCGGTTGTACTAGGCGTTGTTTTACGAGAAGGTAGGGTGCTGGTTGGTTGGCGAGATAGCAAACTGCATCAGGGCAATTGTTGGGAGTTCCCAGGCGGTAAAGTTAAAGCAACCGAAACGCGATTCCAAACTCTGCTACGTGAATTGCACGAAGAGGTTGGTATCACAATCAAAAAAAAAAGTGTTGAACCACTCATTGCGTTTGAATGGCGTTACGATGCGCAAAGATATTTTTTCAGCGTATATCTGATAAAAGATTATAGTGGTGAACTTAAACTCGATTTTTATAGCCGCCTAAAGTGGCAAGCTCTAGAAACTCTTAAAGAGAGCGATTTCCCACCAGCTAATCGTGCGATTATAAAATCGTTGTTATTGCCGAATCGTTATTTAGTAACTCCCGTAGGGCTCGATCTTGCGGCCATAGAAAAAGGTCTTACAGTAGCGTTTCAATCAGGTATATCTATGGCTGTTTTTCGTGCACCTAAACTGGATAATAAAACTTATATAGATAGTGCACGTAGATTGCTGTTGCAGAATCCGGTTTTCAATACTGGATTATTGATACACAACCATCCGACACAAGTTCATGAACTCAATGCCGCAGGCGTGCAACTTAGTGCCGAGCACGCCAAAAAATACTGTTCTCGTCCAGTATCAAAAGAAGTGCTACTTGCTGTTTCTTGTCATAGCCGACTGGAATTAGAACATGCTTGCCGCATAGATGCCGATTTTGCCTTGCTTGGACCTATTAAAATAACCCCTAGCCATCTAGACGATTCTGTTTTAGGGTGGACTACTTTTAAGATACTTGCCGAATCCGCCCCAATGCCGGTCTATGCAATAGGAGGACTCGAAATTGGCGACTTAGCGAAATACCGGGCATATGGCGCACAAGGTATTGCCGCGATTCGTGGGTTCTGGCCTTTATGAATATCGTCTGTAATTGTAGCGACATACTATACAGCATATATACTTTCAGAAGAAGTATAGTACAATTTCTCATCATAACTTCAATAAACATGGTGATTTAATTTTGATTTATGCAGTAATTCAAACGATTCAGCTATTAGGGCGCCGCGTGCTAATCAAGATTAGCTGGCTCGCCGGTGGTTTGATTTTTTCTGGTCTATTTCAGATATTACCGCTGATACTTATCCTGCCGATGATACGCATAATAGCTCGGCCTAGCAAGCAAGTACAGGGGGTGCCTAGAGCAATGAGACGGTTGCTTCCGGAGGATACAGTAAATACTTTGGATCAGCTTATAGTATCGACAG
The genomic region above belongs to Chromatiales bacterium and contains:
- the secA gene encoding preprotein translocase subunit SecA, coding for MFQLISNLLPSRNDRLLKKYWKVVNEINALEEQYKGIDDSELLSKKDQLKAHLSQGQSLNSLLPEAFAAVREAASRALNMRHFDVQLIGGMVLHDGKIAEMRTGEGKTFVAPLAAYLNALTEQSVHIVTVNDYLARRDSEWMGSVYKKLGLSVGVVVSGQSHEERVAAYQADITYGTNNEFGFDYLRDNMVYEASRRVQRGHYFAVVDEVDSILIDEARTPLIISGPTDESSDVYYQVDKLVQRLKPSLGSSGEGDYTVDEKSRVALLTETGHQHIEEALIKAGLLREDQSLYDLNNVNLLHHVGASLRAHSLFKKNVDYLVRNGKVLIVDEFTGRVMAGRRWGDGLHQAVEAKEGVRIERENQTLASITFQNYFRLYQKLSGMTGTADTEAQEFQDIYGLEVAVIPTHVSMVREDEPDAVYMSEREKFEAILADIHSSVEIGQPTLIGTASIAVSEHLSKMMTKAKIKHQVLNAKHHEAESKIIAQAGRPRAVTIATNMAGRGTDIVLGGSLEAELAEADESKHEAIRDDWQVRHQQVLESGGLRVIGTERHESRRVDNQLRGRSGRQGDPGSSRFYLSLDDSLMRIFAGDKVQSLIEKLGMQESEAIEHPWMNRAIENAQRKVESHNFDIRKNLLEYDDVANEQRQVVYKQRNELMETEQVHEQIVDILSEVGESVVERYVPDGHLEERWDVQALEQNLAKEFGLQLALNDWVSKQADISASAIREKVCDAMHETYQAKEDIFGNEALYRIEVVFMMRVLDNHWKEHLANMDHLRQGIGLRSFAQKNPKQEYKREAFRMFELMLDTVRYNLASALMRLVKEPEFQLTQASERNAIDYRHKQPKSILSPPLSAPDTRLKSDSPPDVMQRQPQPGGQSFKPSTVRRTHKKLGRNEPCFCGSGKKYKHCCYGKAK
- the argJ gene encoding bifunctional glutamate N-acetyltransferase/amino-acid acetyltransferase ArgJ, which codes for MEKQNKPIPIKGISIATAACGIRYRGRDDLVLMELSEQTTTAACFTRNALKGAPVILAEQHLRTTQPRYLLINAGNANVGLGLAGIADAEACCVKVADLAGVDTQQVLPFSTGLISERLPLSKMISAIPYLFEDLTSDHWLTAAQAIMTTDTIAKWFSVKVPLGSEKISITGIAKGSGMICPNMATMLAYIATDIKIDQQTTQQLLSDAVAISFNCITVDGDTSTNDACVLLASGASEIDWDLLSANQRATFIEALQTVMQELAKMIIRDAEGAGHFIEIRVEQACSYEEAKQVAYTIAHSPLVKTAFAAADPNWGRIIAAIGRSGLEELDMNKVSCFIGSHRLYHCGAVDPNYDEEVVKTAMMQTEVGLRVLLGRGTERACLWTSDLTEDYVRINAGYRS
- a CDS encoding Nudix family hydrolase, with translation MPATAVESTAPIAVVLGVVLREGRVLVGWRDSKLHQGNCWEFPGGKVKATETRFQTLLRELHEEVGITIKKKSVEPLIAFEWRYDAQRYFFSVYLIKDYSGELKLDFYSRLKWQALETLKESDFPPANRAIIKSLLLPNRYLVTPVGLDLAAIEKGLTVAFQSGISMAVFRAPKLDNKTYIDSARRLLLQNPVFNTGLLIHNHPTQVHELNAAGVQLSAEHAKKYCSRPVSKEVLLAVSCHSRLELEHACRIDADFALLGPIKITPSHLDDSVLGWTTFKILAESAPMPVYAIGGLEIGDLAKYRAYGAQGIAAIRGFWPL